Proteins from a single region of Hordeum vulgare subsp. vulgare chromosome 6H, MorexV3_pseudomolecules_assembly, whole genome shotgun sequence:
- the LOC123404547 gene encoding probable serine/threonine-protein kinase PBL28, whose product MEKAVLCLVLILVASLGCKGDPDIITEGDYVRIKRSLLAILIVFPVMILALAIAIVKYLTPRGRSADDTMGSSDDQMKVHGGEVINRWSGLYRFTKAEIERALDYANSRIYLGSGSAGQVYQGVLPSGQLVAIKHIHRTAMSGSFTREADGLSKVRHPNLVCLFGYCDDGSDQYLVYEYCANGNLAQNLLRSDSVLSWPTRVKILRDCASVLRFLHTHSDGCIVHRDIKLTNILLTEDMEPKLSDFGLAKMLQMEETKVFTDVRGTIGYMDPEYITHSKLTCASDIYSFGVVVLQLLSGRKVIELDIVARDSLTKKAKDVVTGKKPLDEFIDSRVRDEVNIEDFVLILKIGVLCVAHSSIGRPTIKDVYEEMDKAWRNTNTKATRSRKEINSSNTVQYAKVVDV is encoded by the exons ATGGAGAAAGCGGTGCTCTGCCTAGTCTTGATCTTGGTGGCCTCGCTTGGTTGCAAGGGTGATCCAGATATTATCACAG AAGGTGACTACGTCAGGATCAAAC GTAGCTTGTTGGCGATCCTGATAGTGTTCCCCGTCATGATACTGGCTCTCGCCATCGCCATCGTCAAATACCTGACACCCCGGGGAAGATCAGCCGACGATACCATGGGCTCGTCTGATGACCAGATGAAGGTGCACGGCGGGGAGGTGATCAACCGGTGGTCGGGGCTTTACAGGTTCACCAAGGCCGAGATCGAGCGGGCGTTGGATTACGCCAACAGCCGGATCTACCTCGGCTCCGGCAGCGCGGGGCAGGTGTACCAGGGGGTGCTGCCCAGCGGCCAGCTCGTCGCCATCAAGCACATCCACCGGACGGCCATGTCAGGCTCCTTCACCAGGGAGGCGGACGGGCTGTCCAAGGTCAGGCACCCCAACCTCGTATGCCTCTTCGGCTACTGCGACGACGGGAGCGACCAGTACCTGGTCTACGAGTACTGCGCCAATGGCAACCTTGCCCAGAATCTGCTCA GAAGTGACTCTGTGCTCTCATGGCCAACAAGGGTGAAGATCCTCAGGGACTGTGCATCTGTCCTAAGGTTTCTTCACACACACTCCGATGGATGCATTGTACATAGAGACATTAAG CTTACCAACATCTTGCTGACAGAGGACATGGAGCCCAAGTTGTCAGATTTTGGGCTAGCAAAGATGCTGCAAATGGAGGAGACCAAGGTCTTCACGGATGTCAGGGGAACCATCGGTTACATGGATCCTGAGTACATAACACACTCCAAGCTTACTTGTGCAAGTGATATCTACAGCTTTGGTGTGGTTGTGCTGCAGCTTCTCTCAGGAAGAAAGGTCATAGAACTTGACATTGTTGCGCGTGATTCTCTCACCAAGAAG GCCAAAGATGTTGTAACTGGGAAAAAACCACTGGACGAATTTATAGACTCGCGTGTTCGAGATGAAGTCAATATCGAAGATTTTGTATTGATATTAAAGATTGGAGTCCTCTGTGTGGCACACTCTAGCATAGGGCGTCCAACAATAAAAGATGTGTACGAGGAGATGGACAAAGCATGGAGAAATACAAACACAAAG GCTACTAGGTCAAGGAAGGAGATAAATTCGTCAAATACAGTACAGTATGCAAAAGTGGTAGATGTGTAG
- the LOC123405454 gene encoding neural Wiskott-Aldrich syndrome protein-like, which yields MAPPPPPSKEIPGDPSQPPPASKEIPGDPSQPPPPSKEIPGDPSQPPPPSKEIPGDRAEPCGNASSALSLILPMPSLAPAPPPPSKGVIVEKAEPCVAAPSPIPAPAPPPPPLLLPDFIEVTMGDDQVALTIDKQTEKWEAMDQEQHVWNAIEEQQKSERQKKKQRQKAKRKK from the exons atggcgccgccgccaccgccgtccAAGGAAATCCCTGGGGATCCATCACAGCCGCCACCGGCGTCCAAGGAAATCCCTGGGGATCCATCACAGCCGCCACCGCCGTCCAAGGAAATCCCTGGGGATCCATCACAGCCGCCACCGCCGTCCAAGGAAATCCCTGGGGATCGAGCAGAACCTTGCGGGAATGCGTCCTCTGCTCTCTCACTCATCCTGCCGATGCCATCTTTGGCTCCCGCTCCTCCTCCGCCGTCAAAGGGGGTCATCGTGGAGAAAGCCGAGCCTTGTGTGGCTGCTCCTTCCCCAATCCCGGCACCTGCTCCcccgcctcctcctcttctgctcCCAG ATTTCATTGAAGTGACCATGGGTGACGACCAAGTGGCGTTGACAATCGACAAGCAAACTGAAAAGTGGGAAGCCATGGACCAGGAACAACATGTGTGGAATGCTATTGAagagcaacagaa ATCAGAGAggcagaagaagaaacaaaggCAGAAGGCAAAAAGGAAAAAG